AATAACAAGTCTCTGTTTGCGggatgttttggcagtttagTGCTTGCGAAATTTGCCTCAGAAAGCCGCCCACAAGTTGCCGCCAAATAAGTTTGACTGGACAAGAGGGACGGTGCAAATTCTCCAGAGTTATTCCCGTTCACACACACCAACAAGTCTTTAGAAATGCACTACCATGCATTTCCTCACCCATGTGCACACTAGTAGGTGTACTCAATGGGCTTGCTCTACTTCGGCCATAACAACCATATGATACAACTCCAGTTCTTCTTCCTCATCACATGACCTGTTAAGCCAATCAAGACAGCAGGGAAATGGAGAGTTAAGAGCCAGGTCCTGTGGCAACAAAGAAGCCTCGAAATCTACTTTTGATGACAGTGAGAGAAAACTTTATTTAGACTATCAAGCCATGACCAAGCAAAATGGACAATAACTATTGTAGGTACCATTTGGTAAAGATATAACACAATATATCTGCCTGCCAGCTGTTGATCATTATAGTTTACATTACACAAATCAGGCTACAAAGTTTGATCAGGTAGAGTATTTAAGATATgtgtgctttctttctttttacctGGGGGATACAGAGGTCAGCTGATCAGAGGGGTGGAGAATCCTGCAGGTGGTGAATGTGTATGTGGAGCTGGTGTGGGACATACACTTCCCTGGGAAATGAACTAGAGGAAAAAGCAAGGGGAGAAGGGAAAGGCTGTTAGTACTAACACAAAGTGAACCAAACACTACTAAACAAAAGCAATGTTTACAACAAAGTGGAGAAAATAGGACATGGACAGTTCAAGACCCAAGCAAAAGCACCAGCTTCCCCCCAGTTTCGTTCTGTTAGGACGAACTTTGAGTTTTGGAAAACGTACTTGGTGAGAGTGAGCCCTGATAACAAGAAACAGTAGCTGAATCTGTTACACACTTGtcaaatgtccatccatccattttcttccacttatcctttgcAGGGTcctggggggctggagcctatcccagctgtcatagttAGGGGTGCACAGGTTGTCAGCCTgtcacacctatgggaaatttggaatcaccagttaacctaacccaggACCTTGTTGTTATGAGGGAACAGAGCTAACCACAGCGCCACCCTTAGATATACAAGATTCATAAAAATCAATATTacctgggggaaaaaagaaaacacacacacacacacacacacacacacacacacagagcaaggtTAAAGTCACCCACTCCCACAAGATTTGCACTGGGATCTCTGGAGCATGAGGGATATCAGTGCCATGGCAGTCATCCACACCAAAgcccctcagtcagctccaatATTAGCCAGCCGTAGACGTCACGAGTTCATGTGACTGGAACAGCTGTCCTAATAGCACTTGACCTGCATGTATTTCAGAATTAGCTGGACCTCAGCCATATTTCTGTATCTGTGTGCTATAGTACAGCTTAGTGCGAAATGTTAAACCCCAATGGTGCTCCTAATCAGGGTTCTAAGTGTGTTGTAAAATACACCTAAAGATACTAAGTTAAGCTTCAAGACGAGCTTTGCAaaagatggagaagcgtgactggctgaaataaagcaaagtGTGGCAGAACTGAGAAGGAAAAGCTGCAGATGGAAACTGATGTaaattaaagaacaaaaataaaaacatgtactCTGTCTCGCTGCGGTTCAACGGCTGCGTACACAAGGACAGCtcctggggggtgggggtggatgaGTATGCAGGTGTGTACACATGAGCGTGATCATGCAGGAAGGGATGTCACATTGGGATTGTCAGATGTCCAGTGAATCCTTTCTCCTGCCTCTAAACCTCCCACCCCTGCTGTTCTCCCTTGTCCCCTTTATCCCCATGCTTCGGAGTCAACATGAAGATATTGTGGTTTGATGCAGTGCTGTAACCCCAGCTAAGAGGCTCCCTCACCAGGCATGCGGTCCACAGTGTTGGGCTGTAAGGCTTGGCGCTCTTTGAGGTCCACGTGCCCGTTGATATCGGAAGAAGAAAGGAGAGGGGAACATGGGGAAGGGTTGGAGAGAGGAAAGGGCATGCTTGCAACATGTCCATCTTTTCCTTGGACTACATCCCCTGCCCCACAGATTGTTCCATTCAGTGTGTCTGACCGGCTGTTTTCATCAGCGTCACCATTTTTCttgcagcagactgagggagtaGAGGTAGAGCGAGGCAGATCTGTGGCAGCAGGGCTCTCTCCTGTAAATGAGTCACACGATACTTCGTCCTCCTCTGGCTGGTCCAGTTGCCAGCTGTCCTCCTGTTCCTGTTCGTGCGCTAAAGTGCGAAAGCCCTTTGTGACCACGCCGGGCCGGTGATCCAGCAGAGCGCCCATGTGAGGCTGAGCCAGCTGCTGCCATGCGTGGAGTGTAGCAGAGCCTGGGAAAAACAGAACATCTTCAAGTTACACAAAAATCAACATCAAAAGAAGTAATTTCAGCTATTTTTTAACAAGCTAGAACCCACTTTCAACATGCATACAAAGATTCCCACATAGTCTGTGATGAAGtttctcaaaaacaaaacagatattCTTTAAATGCCAACTCAGACACTTCTGTGGTGTTGGTGAAGCTTTTCTACATTTCTAATGCTGAGAGAACAACAGATAAAAGTTCATTAAAGTGTGACTTATGGGGGACTTATTGTGCTTATCAAGATTTAAACAATTCCTGTACTGTTCAAAAGGAGATCAGATCAAATTCCCACAACTATGTCTGTTTATCCTCTTAAAGCGTCTTTACTACAATGTCATACTGTATGCAAACATACAGatgtcatttttgtgtttactgtttttactgttaagACATTATATATACAAACATATGCACAAGGCAAGCTGCGAGTAGAAATGTAGACACACCTGCAGTGGCATTATCACATATACTCAGACAGGACAAACGGGCCACATTCTTAGGTTATTACATGGTTGCAGTGATTCTTCATGCAGTACATagagcttcacacacacacacacacacagcagtgaggGTGCCTGTCATGGCAAAGTAGAAATGTCTATAGACCAACGTGTCTTTGCACAGTGAATTGCTTTTCTTCTTATGATGCATTTTGAGAGATGccagtacaaaaacaaaaacagaaaatcaaaactACCACAGAAGGAataagagaaaaggaaggtgaAAAAATGATTAAGATTTTATTCAAGAAATCATCAACGAAAacaaacagagaacagaaaagagTAAAGTGGAAAGAATTGAAAGGCCAACAAAAGAAGAGTGAAATAGGTGGATAGTACATACAGCATTACGGCACTAATGAAATCTCTGGCCAGAAACTTATGAAGAACATCCATGTCATGCAAATCATTTCAGCTAGCCATTAATTAAGAAATAATGATCTAAGAATAATTTACATCACCTCTCATTTCTAATCTAATCATCATTAGACCTGAAGTGAAACATTTCAATGTCTttttgttctttacatttcacatgttcatgtttttttgaGTGGTTGCAACTTCAGGTTTGGACACAAGGTGGCGCCACCATACAGTATGTATGGAAGTCTGTCTATTCCAGTGGACAATATTGAATGAATAATTTAAAGTGGTCACAAATACAACTTAACAAAAACAAGTTAAGGATATAAACAGAAAATTCCTCTTAACTCTTCTGCATGAGAAATATTTGCTGTTGTAAATGTAACAATAATTGCTCTATTTCGACTATCCAACTCTAAGAAttcaatatataatatataaagcTCCCCTATTAAAACAAGGTATACGAAATATATTCAGCATGTGCAGTTCAAATACCATACAGGAAATCGCTCATTGCAATTGTAGTAGTGTACAGTGAGCATATCTTTTTATGTTAAGTAAGGCTTTTTATGAATTTTGGCTGTGCAAAACTTTATAGTTTGAGGATGATGGTTGAAACAAATACAAGGAAAACagtactatatatatttttaactatAGGCTCCTTACACAGCAGGCTGTTAAATATTCTATATTTCAAAGAAACAGCGCAGCTGTGTATGTCTAAAATAAAAGGAGTGTTGGAGATTTAAACTACCATCCTGTTGCACCAACCTCTCCAGCAGACCTGTGGCTAAAGCCACTGAAGGCTGTGAGCTTGAGAGACTGCTCAGCTCCATCAAACTGGAGCTCCTTGGCAGGTTGTAAGGATCTGGTGAGGCACTCACAAAGATCTTGGACTGATTGCATTCGTGAAAAATTAGATATTGATTCTGGTTCTGAGGGGCTTGGCTTTGGGACTCACAAACCTGGGTGTGTGTTCTGGGAGGAGTAAGTCTGGAATTTTGTGCCAGGTTCTGATTTTGATTGCGTTTTTCCTTCAGAATCTCATTTTCATTACAAATGGCTTTTTCACTGCTGcaattcagattttctttttcagtatgTGGAAGGTTAGAGGACTTGTGGCTCTGAGGGGAATAATCACCTTCTAGCGGCTTTACAATCTGCAGCTTCTCCGGCAGGTAGGACCTTGGTGTGAATGAGTATCCAGACCAGATGCTTCCAACTGAGGAATGCGAGCACAGCGAGAACAAACTTTCTGTTGGGGTTCCTGGGcctcctttttcctcctctttggcCAGGTAAGCCAGCTTTcgctccctctcctcctcaaaGAAGCGTTTTTCTGAGAGGTAGTTGTCCCGGCGGAGTGACAGGCGGCGCAAGGCTGCCTCCAAGTCCCTGCTGCCCGGAGTCCCAGGGGTACCAGGGGGGCGCTTGTTAGAGTCCTCTGACCtgaagagggagacagagacagttTTCTGTGAAACACTACAAAGCTCTTACAGTTATTTTGTTGAGTTAATTTGATCATAAAGTGATAATGACAAATGACAAGTCATGTAATTTCTTCCAATTCACTGTTCAAGTATATAAAATGCTCGCAGttctttaaaatatcatttactcattgacttcattttttttctgaatgacaTCACAGATGAAAACATTTAAGATTTTCAGCTTGCTGTCAGAtatcacaaagaaacaaaggaaaatgGCACATCTGTGAAGCTGGAGCCAGCCACTGTTTGCCAAATTTTCTTGGAATGAGACATTTAATTATCAAAATAACTGCAAATTAACACTCGTGTCAATTGGCTAGTTGCTGCATCTCAAACTTAGAGACATTTCATCAAAGCGTTACACTCCATCATTAAAATCTGCGGTCTGCAGTGGGAGCGGTGTCCATACCAGTCATCAGGATTCTCCAGGATACTGCTAGTCCTGTTGTCCAGGTAGATCCCACTTCCCGTCTCACTACCATAAATGGAGTTGGAGCGTGGCGTGCCCACCCTGCTGGAACGCCCCGAGGTGAAGCATGAAGTCTGATTGGAGCCTGGGATATTGAGAGGGGAGGGGGCTACGGAAGAACGCTGCTGACGCATCAGATTGAGGTTTTTCACTGTCTGGAACACCCGCTTTGGATGCAGTCTGCAGACACACGACCACACCAAGATGGAATTGATTGGAAACTATAAAATTATTACAAATCATTAAGACAGTCAGACCAGAATTCAAAAACTGAATGTACCTCTGCTCTTCTACGTCTGGATCATCCATTTGGAGTTCCTTCCTCATGGTGCCCTCTATTTCTGCTGCCAGTGAGTcctggagaagaagaagaaaaaaaaaaaaagtaaaagtgatTTTTCTGCTGATTGGGCCGTGTTGATACTGTGATACAGACAGACGGTCTCTCACGTGTACAATTAATTTGCATTGTGATAACCCTTAACCCATTCTCTCACCATCGGGAACAAACCCAGGGAATGGAAACGCCTCGGTGTGCTGAGTGGGAGAGTTTTATTTCTCAAGTTCTTCAGTTCCTCCTGAGCTTCATGGAGCATCTCCATACACTCTGCATACTTGTCTTGCAACTCCTGCAACTGAAAGTGAAGAAAGGAAGAACAGATGAGGATTTTAATAATGAAGAAAGTTAAATGCATTGCAGCAGTGTTTGAACTCCAACTTGGAGttcatttgtttcctgtttatcagTGAAGGGACTGACTTTTATTACATTTGCTTCTTAGAGAGACTGAGAAGGGTAATATACAGTAATGTCAAATTCAGTGATATAATATTTGTAGACTGTGGGGTTATAAAAGCTGCAACCAACCACGCCTTCAAGACGCTATAAAAACCAGGAGAAGCCATAATAAGGCCCTTGAGCAGTCTATTACGCATGTTATTGCACATGCTCCACATGCATGTGCAATAACATGCGTAATAGGTTTTCAATCtttttccagttttagtttttgtcacttTGGTCAAATAGGCCAACACAACTAGCAAAAGAGGCTCAAGTGTATGTTTGTTGGGATGGGATGTCTACATGACTGTGAGTAGAGTATTTGTAATCTGTATACTAAATTCCTTAAATCTGCTCCTgatgaatattaataataaatgaatcatttttaaacaataaaaaaaaacagactgaaaccaTCAAAACCAACTTGAAAAgggaactgaaaacaaaaatagaaaaaaatctaaataaaaactaatgaaaaaagacaaaactgatGGCAGAGAACAGTTATACTACACATTTTCCCCCTCTGGCAGCACCCGGCACTGCAGAAAACACAGTGCTGTGGGCACGGCGAGCAGGCTCTGGACTGCCATACCTCAGCAGTGAGTTGTCGCTGGGCGTCTTTGGCTGCACCTAAGTGCTGAGTCAGCTCCTCATTTTCCAAAGCATACTGAGAACACACCAAACAAAAACGGGACAGCAGGGTGTGAAAAAGACCGCAACCAAAGCATTTTTTAGCATTTAACATAATCTAAGAGAGGTATCGGGACTTTCGTACGAGCTTGGCCTTCTTCTGGAGGTCGACTATCTGGGAGAGGAGGTGTGTGATTTCCTCCTGCTGTCTGGAGGCATCTTCAGTCTTCCTGGCCAGCTCTTCAGCCAGAGAGGAAATCTGCATGTTGGCATCGCCTGGGAATGAGAACAGGTGTTCAGCAAAATGTGGGTTATGGCCACACTGCTTCTAGAGAGTGACtgcaatttaaaatgaaaaaaagaaaacaaaataaaactataaaatactCACGTAGTTCTTTGACACAGTCATTGACAAGTTGCTGTTCTTTTTCCTCATAGCAGATAGTTTCTGTCTCCAAATGACTTGCCTGGATGGACAAACAAAATAATCAGGCATTACTAATCAAAACCACACACTGTGGGCATTCTTATCCTAATAACTAACTTCTTATCAAAGCTAAGAGAAGATGCTTATACTGTAAAGACTTAGATGAAGGTTTTCAGAATCTATGAAACAGTTTGGGATGGTCACAGGATCTCTATTTGTCAACAGTAATATTTTGTCGGACAGTGCACGAGAGAGGTGAaaaagagtgcaggcagggtggagtgggtggagacgagagtcaggggtgatttgtgacagaaaaatagcagcaagagtgaaaggaaaggtttataagatggtagtgagacctgctatgatgtatggtttggagacaataGGGCTGACAAAAAGGCAGGAAGCCGAATTGGAGGTGATAAGATTTCAAGATGCTACAATTTTCTTTAgaagtgaccagaatggacaggattaggaACCAGAACATCAGCGGGACAACTCAGGGTGAGcaatttggagacaaagttagagaatcAAggctggacatgtgcagaggagggacagtggatatactgggcagtagggtttaatatttttcccgaaaatgacatgaatcaaatcccgggaaatgacgagccatttcccgggaatcccgggaaaaagtttatttatttatttattttaattaggccttctgtagcctgtgtcggccttaacctattgtgatattgtagatgtagctttccagctatgtcctgttatgcccagtagggggcaacgtcggcttgattaacgcaataaaacctacatctggacattcgagtgctcgagctatgcggtgttgtatcgttcctcaacactcccttaacaaatataattcgaatattcctccactgtacatggaattataccaagatattttacaactgctggtgcaaaacaatacggttcatctccacacagcattgataaaggctcagccacgctgtcg
This window of the Archocentrus centrarchus isolate MPI-CPG fArcCen1 chromosome 16, fArcCen1, whole genome shotgun sequence genome carries:
- the trak1a gene encoding trafficking kinesin-binding protein 1 isoform X3; protein product: MTKTYSDIDAVTRLLEEKERDLELAARIGQSLLKKNKALSERNELLEEQVEHIREEVSQLRHDLSMKDELLQFYTNAAEESEGESVTSTPVRPSEPSVSSPNFFPIESLQKKLKDLEEENKSLRSEASHLETETICYEEKEQQLVNDCVKELRDANMQISSLAEELARKTEDASRQQEEITHLLSQIVDLQKKAKLYALENEELTQHLGAAKDAQRQLTAELQELQDKYAECMEMLHEAQEELKNLRNKTLPLSTPRRFHSLGLFPMDSLAAEIEGTMRKELQMDDPDVEEQRLHPKRVFQTVKNLNLMRQQRSSVAPSPLNIPGSNQTSCFTSGRSSRVGTPRSNSIYGSETGSGIYLDNRTSSILENPDDWSEDSNKRPPGTPGTPGSRDLEAALRRLSLRRDNYLSEKRFFEEERERKLAYLAKEEEKGGPGTPTESLFSLCSHSSVGSIWSGYSFTPRSYLPEKLQIVKPLEGSATLHAWQQLAQPHMGALLDHRPGVVTKGFRTLAHEQEQEDSWQLDQPEEDEVSCDSFTGESPAATDLPRSTSTPSVCCKKNGDADENSRSDTLNGTICGAGDVVQGKDGHVASMPFPLSNPSPCSPLLSSSDINGHVDLKERQALQPNTVDRMPVHFPGKCMSHTSSTYTFTTCRILHPSDQLTSVSPSPAMAACQSSACAGTPALTASPVPFSAPPTPSYTPCCTPRRLSLSHAESSTNLRDSTKTTSTSLGLVRLLLENGISASVYNPCSWDRGLDASAILGGAQRCTDRLEQSGKRPDTLLLQPSTPPSSPHSKSASLATTGPVFQFSPSSDTSSYYDTFLASKPARTILREVLGEAEREMGAQADDDSQTEMTNLRLVDKLKSFRTLSPLSASASSGSTLLGPFGSTGLGNNTLGGGLTGLRRNRSYPAMVGASMVMKDPGVPPSTEILIPHTMQTSHTQLTAHTQEMGKVQPNKTLVTKGVHVPQTLNALEMVTPQTIIQRHTRPNGDLGDSTRHDKHNDDETGT
- the trak1a gene encoding trafficking kinesin-binding protein 1 isoform X4 → MNVCNSTDLPELEIISLLEEQLPVYKLRADTIFGYDQDDWLHTPLLAPDAAIDLTTEQIEETLKYFLLCADRVGQMTKTYSDIDAVTRLLEEKERDLELAARIGQSLLKKNKALSERNELLEEQVEHIREEVSQLRHDLSMKDELLQFYTNAAEESEGESVTSTPVRPSEPSVSSPNFFPIESLQKKLKDLEEENKSLRSEASHLETETICYEEKEQQLVNDCVKELRDANMQISSLAEELARKTEDASRQQEEITHLLSQIVDLQKKAKLYALENEELTQHLGAAKDAQRQLTAELQELQDKYAECMEMLHEAQEELKNLRNKTLPLSTPRRFHSLGLFPMDSLAAEIEGTMRKELQMDDPDVEEQRLHPKRVFQTVKNLNLMRQQRSSVAPSPLNIPGSNQTSCFTSGRSSRVGTPRSNSIYGSETGSGIYLDNRTSSILENPDDWSEDSNKRPPGTPGTPGSRDLEAALRRLSLRRDNYLSEKRFFEEERERKLAYLAKEEEKGGPGTPTESLFSLCSHSSVGSIWSGYSFTPRSYLPEKLQIVKPLEGSATLHAWQQLAQPHMGALLDHRPGVVTKGFRTLAHEQEQEDSWQLDQPEEDEVSCDSFTGESPAATDLPRSTSTPSVCCKKNGDADENSRSDTLNGTICGAGDVVQGKDGHVASMPFPLSNPSPCSPLLSSSDINGHVDLKERQALQPNTVDRMPVHFPGKCMSHTSSTYTFTTCRILHPSDQLTSVSPRSCDEEEELELYHMVVMAEVEQAH
- the trak1a gene encoding trafficking kinesin-binding protein 1 isoform X2, translating into MKRRGQARGQRFVKADYYELDWYYEECTDVLCADRVGQMTKTYSDIDAVTRLLEEKERDLELAARIGQSLLKKNKALSERNELLEEQVEHIREEVSQLRHDLSMKDELLQFYTNAAEESEGESVTSTPVRPSEPSVSSPNFFPIESLQKKLKDLEEENKSLRSEASHLETETICYEEKEQQLVNDCVKELRDANMQISSLAEELARKTEDASRQQEEITHLLSQIVDLQKKAKLYALENEELTQHLGAAKDAQRQLTAELQELQDKYAECMEMLHEAQEELKNLRNKTLPLSTPRRFHSLGLFPMDSLAAEIEGTMRKELQMDDPDVEEQRLHPKRVFQTVKNLNLMRQQRSSVAPSPLNIPGSNQTSCFTSGRSSRVGTPRSNSIYGSETGSGIYLDNRTSSILENPDDWSEDSNKRPPGTPGTPGSRDLEAALRRLSLRRDNYLSEKRFFEEERERKLAYLAKEEEKGGPGTPTESLFSLCSHSSVGSIWSGYSFTPRSYLPEKLQIVKPLEGSATLHAWQQLAQPHMGALLDHRPGVVTKGFRTLAHEQEQEDSWQLDQPEEDEVSCDSFTGESPAATDLPRSTSTPSVCCKKNGDADENSRSDTLNGTICGAGDVVQGKDGHVASMPFPLSNPSPCSPLLSSSDINGHVDLKERQALQPNTVDRMPVHFPGKCMSHTSSTYTFTTCRILHPSDQLTSVSPSPAMAACQSSACAGTPALTASPVPFSAPPTPSYTPCCTPRRLSLSHAESSTNLRDSTKTTSTSLGLVRLLLENGISASVYNPCSWDRGLDASAILGGAQRCTDRLEQSGKRPDTLLLQPSTPPSSPHSKSASLATTGPVFQFSPSSDTSSYYDTFLASKPARTILREVLGEAEREMGAQADDDSQTEMTNLRLVDKLKSFRTLSPLSASASSGSTLLGPFGSTGLGNNTLGGGLTGLRRNRSYPAMVGASMVMKDPGVPPSTEILIPHTMQTSHTQLTAHTQEMGKVQPNKTLVTKGVHVPQTLNALEMVTPQTIIQRHTRPNGDLGDSTRHDKHNDDETGT